From the genome of Aquila chrysaetos chrysaetos chromosome 12, bAquChr1.4, whole genome shotgun sequence, one region includes:
- the LOC115349585 gene encoding semaphorin-4E-like isoform X2, whose product MKNIQEVFSKGSYKGPVTVEHSPVKWMVYRGEVPVPRPGACIDNFARSIGYNTSSDLPDKVLQFVRDHPLMDNSVNPIGNRPVLLKRGSNYTRIVVDRVTGLDKQTYDVMFLGTDDGYLHKAFNCDGEMFIVEELQLFLSPEPVQSLQLSSEKGMLYVGSLSQVVQLPVSECHQYKYCLDCVLARDPYCAWSQSANECVLLANQTGHTENLIQSVKYGDASSCLSVENSVRKCLFTLGNNVHLKCVPLSNLASIVWKFNGSRLQAKDSKYLLYDGGIAIFNVTMDAAGSYDCLSVEKSKGKEFIITVARYALYAQEKTEEANVIATANKHNEAEAEDFQSSVPPSLLNEVAKQKSADSQREKLVLKLLGAGFAFLFFFLFIWNFYKGHLSLPWKSRETSSKTTGTASLGSPAPATEGSGSVRKSSATQTDMFEH is encoded by the exons atgaaaaatattcaggaagTCTTCTCCAAAGGAAGCTACAAAGGACCAGTAACTGTAGAACATTCCCCTGTTAAGTGGATGGTATATAGGGGAGAAGTGCCAGTTCCACGTCCTGGTGCT tGCATTGATAATTTTGCCCGGAGTATTGGGTATAATACTTCTTCTGACTTGCCTGACAAAGTTTTGCAGTTTGTTAGAGATCACCCTCTAATGGATAATTCTGTAAATCCAATCGGTAATAGACCGGTGCTACTGAAGAGAGGTTCAAACTATACCAGGATTGTAGTAGACAGAGTCACTGGCCTAGATAAACAAACATACGATGTTATGTTTCTAGGAACAG ATGATGGATATTTGCATAAAGCTTTCAATTGTGATGGGGAAATGTTCATTGTGGAAGAGCTACAGCTGTTTCTGTCTCCGGAGCCTGTACAATCTCTCCAGCTGTCTTCTGAAAAG GGAATGCTCTATGTAGGGTCCCTATCTCAAGTGGTGCAGCTTCCAGTTTCTGAGTGCCACCAATACAAGTACTGCTTGGATTGCGTCCTGGCAAGGGATCCTTACTGCGCATGGTCTCAATCTGCTAATGAATGTGTTTTACTGGCAAATCAAACTGGTCATACAGA gaacttAATTCAAAGTGTGAAATACGGGGATGCTTCCAGCTGCCTTAGTGTAG aaaatagtGTGAGAAAATGTCTCTTTACCCTTGGAAACAATGTTCATCTTAAATGTGTTCCTCTGTCGAATCTGGCAAGCATAGTGTGGAAGTTTAATGGGAGCAGACTTCAGGCCAAGGACTCTAAATATCTCCTCTATGATGGAGGAATAGCAATATTTAATGTGACAATGGATGCGGCTGGATCCTATGATTGTCTCTCGGTGGAGAAATCCAAAGGGAAGGAATTCATTATCACTGTGGCCCGCTATGCCCTTTATgcccaagaaaagacagaggaagcAAATGTTATTGCCACAGCAAATAAGCATAATGAAGCAGAAGCTGAGGATTTTCAGTCTTCAGTACCGCCTTCTTTACTGAACGAGGtagcaaaacagaaatctgcAGACAGCCAAAGAGAGAAGCTTGTTTTAAAACTCTTGGGGGCTgggtttgctttccttttctttttcttgttcatttGGAACTTCTACAAGGGTCATTTATCTCTGCCTTGGAAGAGCAGAGAAACCAGCTCAAAAACCACTGGTACAGCTAGCTTGGGAAGTCCAGCACCAGCTACAGAGGGATCAGGCAGTGTAAGGAAGAGTTCAGCCACACAAACGGACATGTTTGAACATTAA
- the LOC115349585 gene encoding semaphorin-4E-like isoform X3, translating into MDNSVNPIGNRPVLLKRGSNYTRIVVDRVTGLDKQTYDVMFLGTDDGYLHKAFNCDGEMFIVEELQLFLSPEPVQSLQLSSEKGMLYVGSLSQVVQLPVSECHQYKYCLDCVLARDPYCAWSQSANECVLLANQTGHTENLIQSVKYGDASSCLSVENSVRKCLFTLGNNVHLKCVPLSNLASIVWKFNGSRLQAKDSKYLLYDGGIAIFNVTMDAAGSYDCLSVEKSKGKEFIITVARYALYAQEKTEEANVIATANKHNEAEAEDFQSSVPPSLLNEVAKQKSADSQREKLVLKLLGAGFAFLFFFLFIWNFYKGHLSLPWKSRETSSKTTGTASLGSPAPATEGSGSVRKSSATQTDMFEH; encoded by the exons ATGGATAATTCTGTAAATCCAATCGGTAATAGACCGGTGCTACTGAAGAGAGGTTCAAACTATACCAGGATTGTAGTAGACAGAGTCACTGGCCTAGATAAACAAACATACGATGTTATGTTTCTAGGAACAG ATGATGGATATTTGCATAAAGCTTTCAATTGTGATGGGGAAATGTTCATTGTGGAAGAGCTACAGCTGTTTCTGTCTCCGGAGCCTGTACAATCTCTCCAGCTGTCTTCTGAAAAG GGAATGCTCTATGTAGGGTCCCTATCTCAAGTGGTGCAGCTTCCAGTTTCTGAGTGCCACCAATACAAGTACTGCTTGGATTGCGTCCTGGCAAGGGATCCTTACTGCGCATGGTCTCAATCTGCTAATGAATGTGTTTTACTGGCAAATCAAACTGGTCATACAGA gaacttAATTCAAAGTGTGAAATACGGGGATGCTTCCAGCTGCCTTAGTGTAG aaaatagtGTGAGAAAATGTCTCTTTACCCTTGGAAACAATGTTCATCTTAAATGTGTTCCTCTGTCGAATCTGGCAAGCATAGTGTGGAAGTTTAATGGGAGCAGACTTCAGGCCAAGGACTCTAAATATCTCCTCTATGATGGAGGAATAGCAATATTTAATGTGACAATGGATGCGGCTGGATCCTATGATTGTCTCTCGGTGGAGAAATCCAAAGGGAAGGAATTCATTATCACTGTGGCCCGCTATGCCCTTTATgcccaagaaaagacagaggaagcAAATGTTATTGCCACAGCAAATAAGCATAATGAAGCAGAAGCTGAGGATTTTCAGTCTTCAGTACCGCCTTCTTTACTGAACGAGGtagcaaaacagaaatctgcAGACAGCCAAAGAGAGAAGCTTGTTTTAAAACTCTTGGGGGCTgggtttgctttccttttctttttcttgttcatttGGAACTTCTACAAGGGTCATTTATCTCTGCCTTGGAAGAGCAGAGAAACCAGCTCAAAAACCACTGGTACAGCTAGCTTGGGAAGTCCAGCACCAGCTACAGAGGGATCAGGCAGTGTAAGGAAGAGTTCAGCCACACAAACGGACATGTTTGAACATTAA
- the LOC115349585 gene encoding semaphorin-4D-like isoform X1: MGDLGGKRILQRRWTSFLKSRLSCSIPELNFHFNIVQDIFLLRRRKWQDSIFYGIFSQQWGRLDISAVCAYSMKNIQEVFSKGSYKGPVTVEHSPVKWMVYRGEVPVPRPGACIDNFARSIGYNTSSDLPDKVLQFVRDHPLMDNSVNPIGNRPVLLKRGSNYTRIVVDRVTGLDKQTYDVMFLGTDDGYLHKAFNCDGEMFIVEELQLFLSPEPVQSLQLSSEKGMLYVGSLSQVVQLPVSECHQYKYCLDCVLARDPYCAWSQSANECVLLANQTGHTENLIQSVKYGDASSCLSVENSVRKCLFTLGNNVHLKCVPLSNLASIVWKFNGSRLQAKDSKYLLYDGGIAIFNVTMDAAGSYDCLSVEKSKGKEFIITVARYALYAQEKTEEANVIATANKHNEAEAEDFQSSVPPSLLNEVAKQKSADSQREKLVLKLLGAGFAFLFFFLFIWNFYKGHLSLPWKSRETSSKTTGTASLGSPAPATEGSGSVRKSSATQTDMFEH; this comes from the exons ATG GGTGATCTTGGTGGAAAACGCATACTGCAGAGAAGATGGacatcatttttaaaatccCGCCTTTCCTGTTCCATTCCAGAATTAAACTTCCATTTCAATATTGTCCAGGACATCTTTTTACTTAGGAGAAGGAAGTGGCAGGACAGCATATTTTATGGAATTTTTTCCCAACAATG ggGAAGATTAGACATATCAGCTGTTTGTGCATAcagtatgaaaaatattcaggaagTCTTCTCCAAAGGAAGCTACAAAGGACCAGTAACTGTAGAACATTCCCCTGTTAAGTGGATGGTATATAGGGGAGAAGTGCCAGTTCCACGTCCTGGTGCT tGCATTGATAATTTTGCCCGGAGTATTGGGTATAATACTTCTTCTGACTTGCCTGACAAAGTTTTGCAGTTTGTTAGAGATCACCCTCTAATGGATAATTCTGTAAATCCAATCGGTAATAGACCGGTGCTACTGAAGAGAGGTTCAAACTATACCAGGATTGTAGTAGACAGAGTCACTGGCCTAGATAAACAAACATACGATGTTATGTTTCTAGGAACAG ATGATGGATATTTGCATAAAGCTTTCAATTGTGATGGGGAAATGTTCATTGTGGAAGAGCTACAGCTGTTTCTGTCTCCGGAGCCTGTACAATCTCTCCAGCTGTCTTCTGAAAAG GGAATGCTCTATGTAGGGTCCCTATCTCAAGTGGTGCAGCTTCCAGTTTCTGAGTGCCACCAATACAAGTACTGCTTGGATTGCGTCCTGGCAAGGGATCCTTACTGCGCATGGTCTCAATCTGCTAATGAATGTGTTTTACTGGCAAATCAAACTGGTCATACAGA gaacttAATTCAAAGTGTGAAATACGGGGATGCTTCCAGCTGCCTTAGTGTAG aaaatagtGTGAGAAAATGTCTCTTTACCCTTGGAAACAATGTTCATCTTAAATGTGTTCCTCTGTCGAATCTGGCAAGCATAGTGTGGAAGTTTAATGGGAGCAGACTTCAGGCCAAGGACTCTAAATATCTCCTCTATGATGGAGGAATAGCAATATTTAATGTGACAATGGATGCGGCTGGATCCTATGATTGTCTCTCGGTGGAGAAATCCAAAGGGAAGGAATTCATTATCACTGTGGCCCGCTATGCCCTTTATgcccaagaaaagacagaggaagcAAATGTTATTGCCACAGCAAATAAGCATAATGAAGCAGAAGCTGAGGATTTTCAGTCTTCAGTACCGCCTTCTTTACTGAACGAGGtagcaaaacagaaatctgcAGACAGCCAAAGAGAGAAGCTTGTTTTAAAACTCTTGGGGGCTgggtttgctttccttttctttttcttgttcatttGGAACTTCTACAAGGGTCATTTATCTCTGCCTTGGAAGAGCAGAGAAACCAGCTCAAAAACCACTGGTACAGCTAGCTTGGGAAGTCCAGCACCAGCTACAGAGGGATCAGGCAGTGTAAGGAAGAGTTCAGCCACACAAACGGACATGTTTGAACATTAA